Within Cellulophaga sp. L1A9, the genomic segment TATTCCGATCATGACAATTAAGCTAGATAATCGTGTAAAGCCCGGTAATTTAGACATTTTAATTTTTCTATTTAATATTAGAAGGATTAAAATCATAGCCACAATGGGTACAAAATAGGTCACTAAACCGAGTTGTAGGATGCTTGATCCTAGAAATAATATATTGTATAGCAATAAGAATAATGCCAAAACGCCAGGAATACAGACCGAGTATACTAAAAAAGACATGATGTATTTTATAGCGCCAATGTTTTTTGCATTTACAATAAGCGTACTGAGAATGGCTAGCACTAAGGCCGCAATGAAATAGTACAATACTCCAGATTGATTGTTGTTAAACCATGAAATAATATCTTGTATGCTCATAGGTTGTTTAAATATTTTCAGAGGTATCAAAAACACTAATTTCTTTTACTGCTGCAGCTATTTCCGGAATATCCTCTTCCGTTATGGTAATTAATATTTCTTCGCTTATCGGGGTTATGTTGACAATTCTATTTGCCTGCCTTTGAATTATTTTTTCAAAAAGGTTTCGCATGGTTCTAGCGTTACCAAAACTTTTGTGCCTTTTATCATAAACACTTATAATGATTTCAGAAAGTTTGTCTTCTGCATCTGCAGTAAGTGTAAAGTCAGATTTTTTAGAAATCAATTTAAATATTTCTAATAAAGGGCCTGGCTTGTAATGATCAAAATTTAAATAGCGATTAAAACGCGATTGTAATCCAGGGTTAGATTGTATGAAAATTTCCATTTCGTCAGGATAACCTGCTACAACGACTACAAGACTATCTCTTAAATCTTCCATTCGCTTTAAAAGTACTTCTATGGCTTCAGATCCAAAATCATTAAAACCACCAGAAGTAAGTGAGTAAGCCTCATCAATAAATAGTACTCCGTCTGAGGCTGCACTAATAATTTCATCGGCCTTAAGTGCTGTCTGCCCCACATAACCAGCAACCATTCCAGATCTATCTGTTTCAACTAAATGGCCTCTTTTTAAATAGCCTAAATGTTTAAATATACGCCCTAGCATTCTGGCTACGGTAGTTTTACCAGTTCCAGGAGGTCCCATAAAAACAAAGTGAAGTGAGGTTTTGTTTGCTTTTAATCCTTTCTCTTCTCGAATTTTCTGAACCTTCAAAAAATTAATAAGGTCATTTACATTCTTCTTAATCTCTTCTAAACCTACAAGTTCATTTAATTCTTCTAACACCTTTTCCATGGTGTCATCTTCAGGAACTTCAATATAGGTTGAGTTTTCTGTACTCCTTTTGGGATTGTTTATTTTTTTAGAAATAGATTTCAGTAATTGTTCTTCTTTTTCTGCAACCACACCGTCCGCTTGTGCCATTAATAAAGCAATTCTATTCAAGAAAGAAGCAATAGCATCAAATTCGTTACTCTTTATCTTATTTAAGACTAAAGTGGAAATGTATTCTGACTTTAGTTCTTCTTTGGGTTGATAAAAAGAAGTGTCTTGAATGAGTTGAACATTGGCATCAAAATGTTTTG encodes:
- a CDS encoding AAA family ATPase produces the protein MTNKMNQDHDTITPEFIDVLRKEGNKAWSICLSLNSDHKYKSALKSITDESFSGTQYKAEHLLLRDVVTLYNTFALTYNAKSRIPNKIKFTLIFLYEKLQGKDLAQSFDIQKLAKLPLAKHFDANVQLIQDTSFYQPKEELKSEYISTLVLNKIKSNEFDAIASFLNRIALLMAQADGVVAEKEEQLLKSISKKINNPKRSTENSTYIEVPEDDTMEKVLEELNELVGLEEIKKNVNDLINFLKVQKIREEKGLKANKTSLHFVFMGPPGTGKTTVARMLGRIFKHLGYLKRGHLVETDRSGMVAGYVGQTALKADEIISAASDGVLFIDEAYSLTSGGFNDFGSEAIEVLLKRMEDLRDSLVVVVAGYPDEMEIFIQSNPGLQSRFNRYLNFDHYKPGPLLEIFKLISKKSDFTLTADAEDKLSEIIISVYDKRHKSFGNARTMRNLFEKIIQRQANRIVNITPISEEILITITEEDIPEIAAAVKEISVFDTSENI